In Streptomyces sp. NBC_00344, the genomic window ACCCTGGACGCCGACCGATCGCACATCCGCCAGCAGGACGACCGGGCACTGCCAGATCTCGCGGTCCAGGCCGGCCAGCGTGAGCTCCTCGCGGGCGATGGCATCGGCCTCGCGGAGCAGATCGAGGCGGTCCCTGGTCACCTCACCGACGATACGGATGCCGAGACCGGGGCCCGGGAACGGCTGGCGGTGGACGATCTCGTCCGGCAGGCCGAGCTCCTGGCCGACCATCCGGACCTCGTCCTTGAACAGCTGACGCAGCGGCTCGACGAGCTCGAACTCGATGTCGTCGGGGAGCCCGCCGACGTTGTGGTGCGACTTGATGTTGGCGGTGCCGGTGCCGCCGCCGGACTCGACGACGTCCGGGTACAGGGTGCCCTGGACCAGGAAGGCGACGTCCTCGCCGGCGTCGGCGATGATCTCGACCTGGGCCTGCTCGAAGACCCTGATGAACTCCCGCCCGATGATCTTCCGCTTCTGCTCGGGGTCGGAGACACCCTTCAGCGCGTTCAGGAAACGGTCCTGGGCGTCGACGACCTTCAGCTGAACGCCGGTAGCCGCGACGAAGTCCTTCTCGACCTGCTCGGTCTCGCCCTTGCGCATCAGTCCGTGGTCGACGTACACGCAGGTCAGCTGTGAACCGATGGCCTTCTGCACCAGCGCGGCCGCCACCGCGGAGTCCACACCGCCGGAGAGCCCGCAGATGGCCCGCTTGGATCCGACCTGCTCACGGATCAGGGCGACCTGCTCGTCGACGACATTGGTCGTGGTCCAGGTCGGCTCGATGCCGGCGCCCCGGTAGAGGAAGTGCTCAAGAACCTGCTGGCCGTGCGTGGAGTGCATCACCTCGGGGTGGTACTGCACGCCGTACAGCTTCTTCTCGTCGTTCTCGAAGGCCGCGACCGGCACGACGTCCGTGGACGCGGTGACGGTGAATCCCTCGGGGGCGGCGGAGCAGGCGTCGCCGTGCGACATCCACACCGGCTGTTCGGCCGGGGTGCCCTCGAAGAGCGTCGAACCGGGCTTGGAGACGGCAAGCGGGGTCCGGCCGTACTCACGGGCGCCGTTGTCGTCGACCGTGCCGCCGAGGGTGGTGGCCATCAGCTGGAAGCCGTAGCACATGCCGAAAACCGGGACCCCGGCCTCGAAGAGCGCACGGTCCACGCTGGGCGCACCCGGGGCGTACACCGATGAAGGGCCACCGGACAGGATGATCGCCCTGGGGTTCTTCGCCAGCATCTCCGCCACCGGCATGGTGGAAGGAACGATCTCGCTGTAGACCCGCGCCTCACGGACGCGACGGGCGATGAGCTGGGCGTACTGGGCGCCGAAGTCGACGACGAGTACGACGTCGGGGGCGGCGGGGGGTGCTGCTGGCACGGGGAGCGGCCTTCCGGCGGGGCATGGGGAGTGTCTGGATACTCCGATTCTAACGGGGCCGGCGGAAGGGACTTGTCTCTGCCTCCCGGCGCCCTCCATACTGGCGCCATGCATCAGCAGCTGACCTTCGTCTTTACCTATGGCACCGGCCCGTCCGGCTGCCATGGTCGTGCTGCTTGATCCGCTGACAAGCACTTCCCCAGGCGCCCCGGGCCGACAAGGTCCGGGGCGCCTGTGCATTCCGGACCGCGCGGTCCCGGGGGCCTCACCCCCCGAGGAGTAACGGACATGAGCACCTCCGCCACCACCGACCGGACGACCGCCACCCGCCGGACGGCCGCCGGCCGGTCCACCGGCACCGGGAAGACCGGCGCGCACAGCGCCGATGCGGCCGAGCTGATCACCGGCGCCCGCGAGCGCATCGACTGTCTGGACGACCGGATCATCGGCCTGATCCAGGAACGGATGGCCGTATCGGCAGTCATCCAGGACGCCCGGATGACCTCCGGCGGCCGCCGGGTGAACCTCTCCCGCGAGATGGAGGTGCTGGCCCACTACAGCGGGGCGCTGGGCCGGCCGGGAACCGGTCTGGCGATGACGATGCTCGAACTGTGCCGGGGGCGGATCTGAGCGCGGGGCAGGAGGACGGCAGGTTCCGCATCTGAGTTCGGGCCCGCTCTCACCCGTACGGCGCGTGACCGGGCCCGGCGGCCCTTCGTTGGTCCATGCGTCCGCACCAGCCAGGGGCGGCCCCTCGGAAAGAAGAATCCACGCGTGGCTCCGCCGCGGTGTGTGACGTACCGCAGGTATGTCGTGGGACCACACTTCGGCGTGCGTGACCGGACGGCAGGGGACAGCGGCCCGGTCATCTCGTGGGCGGTCGGTTCCCGGGGACGCCCGGGGCCGGCGGCCGGGTCCGCGGATTCCCGGCCCGCGGATCAACGCCATCCGCGATGTGCCGGCCGGCTTGGACAGAGCCCCGTGGAGTGCACTCCACGGGGCCTCGCCGTGCCCGCTCCGGCCCGCCCCCTCAGTGGCGTGACGCAGGTCACATAAACATTCCGTGAATCCGGAAGCAACCATTCACCGGGTTCACAGGTCATCCATGCGGAACCAACAAAGGCCCCACCCGTATGCACACGCACCACGGGAGGCCCCTCGCACCGCACCAACGAGGTCCGCATGAAGCTCCGCCGCACCACGGCTGCCACAGCCGCGACCGCCGTCACGGCGCCGGTCGCTCTGCTGACGGCATCGGCTGCCGCGCACGCGGACGGACTTCCGGTCGGCGCGGGCACCCGGTTCACCGTCCGCCGGCGGGCAGCCGGCGGCGCCGGTTAGAGCCGGACACCGACTCGGGAGGGCTGCACTCGGAGGGGGGTGCAGCCCTCCCGCATGTCCGGCGCGCTGCCACCGGGGAGGCAGCGGGGCGACCGGGCCCGCGATGCCCGGTGGGGGCGGCAGCACGGGACCCGGTGTCACTTCTTGGGCGGAACCGCCGGCATGCCGAGGAACGGCAGCTTCAGCGCGCCGAACGCCTCCGCCGGCACCACGGGCGACTTCGGTTCCACCGCGGCGAGGCGGCGGTACTCCTGCCCCTGCTCGGGACGCGGGTCCTCCTCGCCCTTGTTGGGCCAGTAGGACATGGCGCGTTCCGCCTGCGCGGTGATGGTCAGGGAGGGGTTGACGCCCAAGTTCGCCGAGACCGCGGATCCGTCGACCACCGAGATGCCCGGGTGGCCGTACAGCCGGTGGTACGGATCGATCACGCCCTCGTCCGCCGACGCACCGATCGGGCAGCCGCCGAGGAAGTGCGCCGTCAGCGGTGTGCCCATCAGCTCACCCACGTTGGACCCGGCGAAGCCGTTGATCTCCTCGGCTATCAGAGTCGCGGCGCGAGTGCCCTCGGCGATCTGCGTCGGGTTGGGCGCACCGTGCCCCTGACGCGCGGTGAGCAGCCCCTTTCCGATACCGCTCGGCTTGCGGTACGTCGTCAGGGAGTTGTCCAGCGACTGCATCACCAGGGCGATGATGGTCCGCTCCGACCAGTGCCGGTTGGAGAGCGAACGGGCCGCCAGCCAGGGGTGCCTGGCCACGTTGCCCAGCCAGCCGAGGACCCGCCGGGATCCGTAGGGGACCTGGAGGATGGACATCGCGCCCATCGCGTTGGACCCCTTGCCGTACCGGACCGGTTCGATGTGTGTGTCGCCGTCCGGGTGGATCGACGAGGTGATCGCGACCCCCTGGGTGAAGTCGGCCCGGCGGGTGCCGTGCTTCTTGCGGTAGCGGCGGTCGGACGTCTGCGAACCCACCAGGGCCTCGGAGTTGGTCCGGGTGAGCTCGCCGAGCTTCGGTGAGAGCCGTGGCAGCAGCCCCTGGTCCTTCATGGTGTGCAGCAGGGTCTGGGTGCCGTATGTCCCCGCGGCGACCACCACCCGGTGGGCGCGGAGCACCTTCGGTGGCGAGGTGCGGCGGTCCGTGGGGACGGTGCTGACCTGGTAGCCGCCGTCGCCGTGTTCGGCGATCGCCGTCACCGAGGTCAGCGGGTGGATGACCGCACCGGCCTTCTCCGCGAGGTAGAGGTAGTTCTCCGTGAGGGTGTTCTTCGCTCCGTGCCGGCAGCCGGTCATGCACTCGCCGCACTCGGTGCACGCCTTGCGGGAGGGGCCCACACCGCCGAAATACGGGTCGTCGACCGCGGTGCCCGGCCCGGCCTTCGACGCGCCGTCGGAGTCCTTGCCGTCGCCGAAGAAGACTCCTACCGGCGCCAGATGGAAGCTCTCGCCGACGCCCATCGCCTCCGCCGACGCCTTCAGATGGACGTCCGAAGGCGTCATGGTCGGGTTGAGCCGTACTCCCAGCATGCGCTTGGCCTGGTCGTAGTAGGGCGCGAGTTCGGCCTGCCAGTCGGTGATGGACGCCCACTGGCGGTCCTCGAAGAACGGCGCGGGGGGAACGTAGAGCGTGTTGGCGTAGTTGAGGGAACCACCTCCGACACCCGCTCCCGCGAGCACCATCACATTGCCGAGCAGATGGACGCGCTGGATGCCGTAGAGACCGAGCGCCGGGGCCCAGAGGTAGTTCTTGATGTCCCAGGAGTTCTTGGGCAGGGTCGCGGGAGTGAAGCGGCGGCCCGCTTCGAGTACCCCGACCCGGTAGCCCTTCTCGGTCAGCCGCAGTGCGGTGACCGAGCCGCCGAAACCGGAACCGACCACCAGCACGTCGTAGTCGTACCCCGCGTCACCGTCCCGGCTGCGGACGGAGTTCTCCTCTGACATTGACTCTCCTCATAGAGATCTAGCGGAGGCGGAGGGCCTTCATCGCTTTGAGACTGCGGCTCATGAACGCGGCGTACTTCTCGTCGCTCATACCGAAGGACGGAGCCATCGGCATGATCCGCTGGTGAGCGACGGTCTGCGCCTCGGTGTACTTCAGGATGCCCTCGGAGCCGTGCCTGCGGCCAAGACCCGACTCCTTCATGCCGCCCATCGGGGACTGCACACTGCCGTACGCCGGGGCGTATCCCTCATTGATGTTGACCGTGCCGGTCCGCAGCCGTGCGGCGACCGAGTGGCCGCGCCTGCCATCCTTGGTCCAGACGCTCGAATTGAGCCCGTAGGGGGTGGAGTTGGCGATCGCGATGGCCTCGTCCTCATCCTCGAAACGGTAGATGGAGACGACCGGGCCGAAGGTCTCCTCGGAGCAGACGGCCATCGGCGCCTCGACGCCGTCGAGGATGGTCGGCTCGTAGAAGAGCGGGCCGATGTCGGGACGGTGCACCCCGCCCGCCACCAGCTTGGCGCCCTTCGCCACGGCCTCGTCGACATGCCTGCGTACGGTCTCCAGCTGACGCTCGCCCACCAGTGAGCCCATGTCCGCGCCGTAGGCGAGGGAGTTGCCGAGGCGCATCGCCCGGGTACGGGCCGCGAAGCGCTCGATGAAGTCGTCGGCGACCGACGCATGGACATACAGCCGCTCGATGGAGATGCACAGCTGACCCGCCGACGAGAAGCAGGCACGCACCGCTCCGGCGGCGGCCTTCTCCACATCGGCGTCATGCAGCACCAGCATGGCGTTCTTGCCGCCGAGTTCGAGGGAGACACCGACGAGCCGGGCCGCCGCGCTCTGGGCGACCTCGCGGCCGGTGCGGGTGGAGCCGGTGAAGGAGACGTAGTCGGCGTGCTTGACCACCTCGGGGCCGACGACCGGGCCCTCGCCGATGACCACCTGGAAGACCTCGGGCGGCAGCCCCGCCTCGATCAGCAGATCGCGGGCCCACAGGGCGGTCAGCGCGGTTTCGGTGTCCGGCTTCATCACCACGGCGTTACCGGAGACGAAGGCCGGCAGCGCATCGCCGACGGACAGCTCGAACGGGTAGTTCCACGGTGCGATCTGGCCGACCACACCCCGCGGCTGGCGCAGCTCGGTCACCTTGGTCAGGGTGGGGATGGCGCCGGTGTGGCCCTTGGGCTTCAGATACGCGGCAGCCCTGCGCCCGTAGTGGCGTGCGGCGACCGAGACGGCCAGCACCTCTTCGTGGGCGTGCAGCCTGGCCTTGCCCGTCTCCAGCTGGATGAGGTCGAGAACC contains:
- the guaA gene encoding glutamine-hydrolyzing GMP synthase — encoded protein: MPAAPPAAPDVVLVVDFGAQYAQLIARRVREARVYSEIVPSTMPVAEMLAKNPRAIILSGGPSSVYAPGAPSVDRALFEAGVPVFGMCYGFQLMATTLGGTVDDNGAREYGRTPLAVSKPGSTLFEGTPAEQPVWMSHGDACSAAPEGFTVTASTDVVPVAAFENDEKKLYGVQYHPEVMHSTHGQQVLEHFLYRGAGIEPTWTTTNVVDEQVALIREQVGSKRAICGLSGGVDSAVAAALVQKAIGSQLTCVYVDHGLMRKGETEQVEKDFVAATGVQLKVVDAQDRFLNALKGVSDPEQKRKIIGREFIRVFEQAQVEIIADAGEDVAFLVQGTLYPDVVESGGGTGTANIKSHHNVGGLPDDIEFELVEPLRQLFKDEVRMVGQELGLPDEIVHRQPFPGPGLGIRIVGEVTRDRLDLLREADAIAREELTLAGLDREIWQCPVVLLADVRSVGVQGDGRTYGHPIVLRPVSSEDAMTADWTRMPYDVLGKISTRITNEVADVNRVVLDVTSKPPGTIEWE
- a CDS encoding succinic semialdehyde dehydrogenase, with amino-acid sequence MTDSQAPTATASQGTNPIAPAPAGVRTAADVVTPDVVVRLTRGVVGSGRTANHTPFTGEKLADLPESTPEDVATAFDRARAAQPAWAATPVRARAAVLLRFHDLVLSRQAEVLDLIQLETGKARLHAHEEVLAVSVAARHYGRRAAAYLKPKGHTGAIPTLTKVTELRQPRGVVGQIAPWNYPFELSVGDALPAFVSGNAVVMKPDTETALTALWARDLLIEAGLPPEVFQVVIGEGPVVGPEVVKHADYVSFTGSTRTGREVAQSAAARLVGVSLELGGKNAMLVLHDADVEKAAAGAVRACFSSAGQLCISIERLYVHASVADDFIERFAARTRAMRLGNSLAYGADMGSLVGERQLETVRRHVDEAVAKGAKLVAGGVHRPDIGPLFYEPTILDGVEAPMAVCSEETFGPVVSIYRFEDEDEAIAIANSTPYGLNSSVWTKDGRRGHSVAARLRTGTVNINEGYAPAYGSVQSPMGGMKESGLGRRHGSEGILKYTEAQTVAHQRIMPMAPSFGMSDEKYAAFMSRSLKAMKALRLR
- a CDS encoding GMC family oxidoreductase, with protein sequence MSEENSVRSRDGDAGYDYDVLVVGSGFGGSVTALRLTEKGYRVGVLEAGRRFTPATLPKNSWDIKNYLWAPALGLYGIQRVHLLGNVMVLAGAGVGGGSLNYANTLYVPPAPFFEDRQWASITDWQAELAPYYDQAKRMLGVRLNPTMTPSDVHLKASAEAMGVGESFHLAPVGVFFGDGKDSDGASKAGPGTAVDDPYFGGVGPSRKACTECGECMTGCRHGAKNTLTENYLYLAEKAGAVIHPLTSVTAIAEHGDGGYQVSTVPTDRRTSPPKVLRAHRVVVAAGTYGTQTLLHTMKDQGLLPRLSPKLGELTRTNSEALVGSQTSDRRYRKKHGTRRADFTQGVAITSSIHPDGDTHIEPVRYGKGSNAMGAMSILQVPYGSRRVLGWLGNVARHPWLAARSLSNRHWSERTIIALVMQSLDNSLTTYRKPSGIGKGLLTARQGHGAPNPTQIAEGTRAATLIAEEINGFAGSNVGELMGTPLTAHFLGGCPIGASADEGVIDPYHRLYGHPGISVVDGSAVSANLGVNPSLTITAQAERAMSYWPNKGEEDPRPEQGQEYRRLAAVEPKSPVVPAEAFGALKLPFLGMPAVPPKK
- a CDS encoding chorismate mutase, with amino-acid sequence MSTSATTDRTTATRRTAAGRSTGTGKTGAHSADAAELITGARERIDCLDDRIIGLIQERMAVSAVIQDARMTSGGRRVNLSREMEVLAHYSGALGRPGTGLAMTMLELCRGRI